One window of Paroedura picta isolate Pp20150507F chromosome 2, Ppicta_v3.0, whole genome shotgun sequence genomic DNA carries:
- the PSMD13 gene encoding 26S proteasome non-ATPase regulatory subunit 13 gives MKDVPGFLQQSQSSGPGQAAVWHRLEELYNKKLWHQLTLQVLDFVQDPCFAQGDGLIKLYENFISEFEHRVNPLSLVEIILHVVRQMTDPNVALTFLEKTREKVKSSDEAVILCKTAIGALKLNIGDLQVTKETIEEVEEMLNNLPGVTSVHSRFYDLSSKYYQTIGNHASYYKDALRFLGCIDVKDLPVADQQERAFTLGLAGLLGEGVYNFGELLMHPVLESLRNTDRQWLIDTLYAFNSGNVEKFQTLKSAWGQQPDLAANETLLLQKIQLLCLMEMTFTRPANHRQLTFEEIAKSAKVTVNEVELLVMKALSVGLVKGSIDEVDKRVHMTWVQPRVLDLQQIKGMKDRLEFWCTDVKSMEMLVEHQAHDILT, from the exons ATGAAGGACGTCCCGGGCTTCTTACAGCAGAGCCAGAGCTCGGGGCCTGGCCAGGCCGCTGTGTGGCACAGACTGGAGGAACTCTACAACAAgaa ACTCTGGCACCAGCTAACTCTCCAGGTTCTAGACTTTGTGCAAGACCCCTGCTTTGCCCAAGGAGATGGACTTATCAAG CTTTATGAAAATTTCATCAGTGAGTTTGAACACAG GGTGAACCCATTGTCCCTTGTAGAGATCATACTTCATGTAGTCCGGCAGATGACAG ATCCTAATGTGGCCCTAACTTTTCTGGAAAAGACCCGGGAAAAG GTGAAAAGCAGTGATGAAGCTGTGATTCTGTGTAAAACTGCCATTGGcgctttaaaattaaatattggtGATCTACAAGTCACAAAG GAAACCATTGAGGAGGTTGAGGAGATGCTGAATAACCTTCCTGGTGTGACATCTGTTCACAGCCGCTTCTATGATCTTTCCAGCAAATATTACCAGACAATTGGGAATCATGCCTCTTATTATAAGGATGCATTACGGTTCCTGGGGTGTATTGATGTCAAAGATTTGCCAG TGGCCGACCAACAGGAGAGAGCCTTTACTTTAGGATTAGCAGGACTTCTGGGTGAAGGAGTTTATAATTTTGGGGAACTG CTTATGCATCCTGTACTGGAGTCTTTGAGGAACACTGATAGGCAGTGGCTGATTGACACACTCTATGCCTTCAACAGTGGCAATGTGGAGAAATTTCAGACTTTGAAGTCAGCATGGGGCCAGCAA CCAGACCTGGCTGCAAATGAAACTCTCCTCCTACAGAAAATTCAACTGCTGTGCCTCATGGAG ATGACCTTCACTCGACCAGCTAATCACAGGCAACTCACTTTTGAGGAGATTGCTAAGAGTGCCAAAGTCACCGTGAATGAG GTGGAGCTGTTGGTGATGAAGGCACTTTCGGTGGGATTAGTAAAGGGCAGTATTGATGAAGTGGATAAAAGAGTTCACATGACATGGGTCCAACCACGGGTGCTGGATTTACAACAG ATAAAGGGCATGAAAGACCGTCTGGAATTCTGGTGCACAGATGTGAAGAGCATGGAGATGTTGGTAGAACACCAAGCCCACGATATCCTAACATAA
- the SIRT3 gene encoding NAD-dependent protein deacetylase sirtuin-3, mitochondrial isoform X4: MLAKELYPGNYRPNYIHYFLRLLFDKGLLLRLYTQNIDGLERVAGIPADKLVEAHGTFASATCTVCRRSYPGEDFRADVMADKIPQCPICTGIIKPDIVFFGEELPHRFFLHMTDFPMADLLFVIGTSLEVEPFASLAGAVRSSVPRLLINRDLVGPFAYQAQYNDVAELGDVVSGVEKVVSLLGWKDELQELIKKETEKLDEKGE, encoded by the exons ATGTTGGCCAAGGAGTTGTACCCTGGCAATTACAGGCCCAACTACATCCACTACTTCCTCCGACTTCTGTTTGACAAAGGGCTTCTCTTGCGTCTGTACACACAGAACATTGATGGACTGGAGAGAG TTGCTGGGATACCTGCAGATAAACTAGTTGAGGCTCATGGCACATTTGCTTCTGCAACTTGTACAGTCTGTCGAAGATCATACCCGGGTGAGGACTTTAGG GCAGATGTGATGGCAGACAAGATCCCTCAGTGCCCCATATGCACTGGAATCATCAAGCCTGACATTGTATTCTTCGGAGAGGAGCTCCCCCATCGGTTCTTCTTGCATATGACAGATTTTCCTATGGCAGACCTGCTCTTTGTCATTGGAACCTCCCTTGAG GTGGAACCTTTTGCCAGTCTGGCAGGTGCAGTCCGCAGCTCTGTTCCACGTTTACTGATCAATCGGGACTTGGTGGGGCCATTTGCCTATCAGGCACAGTACAATGATGTAGCTGAACTGGGAGATGTGGTCAGTGGAGTGGAGAAGGTGGTGTCCCTTCTGGGCTGGAAGGATGAGTTGCAGGAGCTAATtaagaaagaaactgaaaag CTGGATGAAAAAGGCGAATAG
- the SIRT3 gene encoding NAD-dependent protein deacetylase sirtuin-3, mitochondrial isoform X3 gives MNWRLHFRVFTGRQRFLSANFQRLVGWKNLWICTRQLHYRRSSVSIACRNLVSLGSVFQLPNRFFLLQKPPETITEKLASISGERIQGVRSFSLSSAPMVFFGVGRGRNNGGKVKLTLKDVTEFIQKKECYRIVVMAGAGLSTPSGIPDFRSPKSGLYDNLQQYNIPYPEAIFELSYFFQNPKPFYMLAKELYPGNYRPNYIHYFLRLLFDKGLLLRLYTQNIDGLERVAGIPADKLVEAHGTFASATCTVCRRSYPGEDFRADVMADKIPQCPICTGIIKPDIVFFGEELPHRFFLHMTDFPMADLLFVIGTSLEVWSTMNMGSE, from the exons ATGAACTGGAGGCTACATTTTAGAGTCTTCACGGGAAGGCAGCGATTTCTTTCTGCAAATTTTCAGAGATTAGTAG GATGGAAGAATCTCTGGATATGCACTCGACAGCTTCATTACAGAAGATCCTCTGTTTCTATAGCTTGCAGAAATTTAGTTTCATTGGGATCTGTCTTCCAACTTCCGAATAGGTTTTTTTTGCTGCAAAAGCCTCCAGAAACAATCACAGAAAAGCTGGCAAGCATATCTGGAGAGAG GATCCAAGGAGTCAGATCTTTTTCCTTATCCAGTGCTCCAATGGTGTTCTTTGGAGTTGGCAGAGGTCGAAATAATGGTGGAAAAGTTAAGCTCACcctcaaggatgtgacagaattcattcaaaagaaagaaTGCTATAGGATAGTAGTAATGGCTGGAGCTGGACTAAGTACTCCCAGTGGCATCCCAGATTTCAG GTCTCCCAAGAGTGGCCTCTATGATAATCTCCAGCAGTATAATATTCCATATCCAGAAGCCATCTTTGAACTTAGCTATTTCTTCCAGAATCCTAAGCCTTTCTACATGTTGGCCAAGGAGTTGTACCCTGGCAATTACAGGCCCAACTACATCCACTACTTCCTCCGACTTCTGTTTGACAAAGGGCTTCTCTTGCGTCTGTACACACAGAACATTGATGGACTGGAGAGAG TTGCTGGGATACCTGCAGATAAACTAGTTGAGGCTCATGGCACATTTGCTTCTGCAACTTGTACAGTCTGTCGAAGATCATACCCGGGTGAGGACTTTAGG GCAGATGTGATGGCAGACAAGATCCCTCAGTGCCCCATATGCACTGGAATCATCAAGCCTGACATTGTATTCTTCGGAGAGGAGCTCCCCCATCGGTTCTTCTTGCATATGACAGATTTTCCTATGGCAGACCTGCTCTTTGTCATTGGAACCTCCCTTGAGGTCTGGTCTACCATGAACATGGGAAGCGAATGA
- the SIRT3 gene encoding NAD-dependent protein deacetylase sirtuin-3, mitochondrial isoform X2, giving the protein MNWRLHFRVFTGRQRFLSANFQRLVGWKNLWICTRQLHYRRSSVSIACRNLVSLGSVFQLPNRFFLLQKPPETITEKLASISGERIQGVRSFSLSSAPMVFFGVGRGRNNGGKVKLTLKDVTEFIQKKECYRIVVMAGAGLSTPSGIPDFRSPKSGLYDNLQQYNIPYPEAIFELSYFFQNPKPFYMLAKELYPGNYRPNYIHYFLRLLFDKGLLLRLYTQNIDGLERVAGIPADKLVEAHGTFASATCTVCRRSYPGEDFRVEPFASLAGAVRSSVPRLLINRDLVGPFAYQAQYNDVAELGDVVSGVEKVVSLLGWKDELQELIKKETEKLDEKGE; this is encoded by the exons ATGAACTGGAGGCTACATTTTAGAGTCTTCACGGGAAGGCAGCGATTTCTTTCTGCAAATTTTCAGAGATTAGTAG GATGGAAGAATCTCTGGATATGCACTCGACAGCTTCATTACAGAAGATCCTCTGTTTCTATAGCTTGCAGAAATTTAGTTTCATTGGGATCTGTCTTCCAACTTCCGAATAGGTTTTTTTTGCTGCAAAAGCCTCCAGAAACAATCACAGAAAAGCTGGCAAGCATATCTGGAGAGAG GATCCAAGGAGTCAGATCTTTTTCCTTATCCAGTGCTCCAATGGTGTTCTTTGGAGTTGGCAGAGGTCGAAATAATGGTGGAAAAGTTAAGCTCACcctcaaggatgtgacagaattcattcaaaagaaagaaTGCTATAGGATAGTAGTAATGGCTGGAGCTGGACTAAGTACTCCCAGTGGCATCCCAGATTTCAG GTCTCCCAAGAGTGGCCTCTATGATAATCTCCAGCAGTATAATATTCCATATCCAGAAGCCATCTTTGAACTTAGCTATTTCTTCCAGAATCCTAAGCCTTTCTACATGTTGGCCAAGGAGTTGTACCCTGGCAATTACAGGCCCAACTACATCCACTACTTCCTCCGACTTCTGTTTGACAAAGGGCTTCTCTTGCGTCTGTACACACAGAACATTGATGGACTGGAGAGAG TTGCTGGGATACCTGCAGATAAACTAGTTGAGGCTCATGGCACATTTGCTTCTGCAACTTGTACAGTCTGTCGAAGATCATACCCGGGTGAGGACTTTAGG GTGGAACCTTTTGCCAGTCTGGCAGGTGCAGTCCGCAGCTCTGTTCCACGTTTACTGATCAATCGGGACTTGGTGGGGCCATTTGCCTATCAGGCACAGTACAATGATGTAGCTGAACTGGGAGATGTGGTCAGTGGAGTGGAGAAGGTGGTGTCCCTTCTGGGCTGGAAGGATGAGTTGCAGGAGCTAATtaagaaagaaactgaaaag CTGGATGAAAAAGGCGAATAG
- the SIRT3 gene encoding NAD-dependent protein deacetylase sirtuin-3, mitochondrial isoform X1, with product MNWRLHFRVFTGRQRFLSANFQRLVGWKNLWICTRQLHYRRSSVSIACRNLVSLGSVFQLPNRFFLLQKPPETITEKLASISGERIQGVRSFSLSSAPMVFFGVGRGRNNGGKVKLTLKDVTEFIQKKECYRIVVMAGAGLSTPSGIPDFRSPKSGLYDNLQQYNIPYPEAIFELSYFFQNPKPFYMLAKELYPGNYRPNYIHYFLRLLFDKGLLLRLYTQNIDGLERVAGIPADKLVEAHGTFASATCTVCRRSYPGEDFRADVMADKIPQCPICTGIIKPDIVFFGEELPHRFFLHMTDFPMADLLFVIGTSLEVEPFASLAGAVRSSVPRLLINRDLVGPFAYQAQYNDVAELGDVVSGVEKVVSLLGWKDELQELIKKETEKLDEKGE from the exons ATGAACTGGAGGCTACATTTTAGAGTCTTCACGGGAAGGCAGCGATTTCTTTCTGCAAATTTTCAGAGATTAGTAG GATGGAAGAATCTCTGGATATGCACTCGACAGCTTCATTACAGAAGATCCTCTGTTTCTATAGCTTGCAGAAATTTAGTTTCATTGGGATCTGTCTTCCAACTTCCGAATAGGTTTTTTTTGCTGCAAAAGCCTCCAGAAACAATCACAGAAAAGCTGGCAAGCATATCTGGAGAGAG GATCCAAGGAGTCAGATCTTTTTCCTTATCCAGTGCTCCAATGGTGTTCTTTGGAGTTGGCAGAGGTCGAAATAATGGTGGAAAAGTTAAGCTCACcctcaaggatgtgacagaattcattcaaaagaaagaaTGCTATAGGATAGTAGTAATGGCTGGAGCTGGACTAAGTACTCCCAGTGGCATCCCAGATTTCAG GTCTCCCAAGAGTGGCCTCTATGATAATCTCCAGCAGTATAATATTCCATATCCAGAAGCCATCTTTGAACTTAGCTATTTCTTCCAGAATCCTAAGCCTTTCTACATGTTGGCCAAGGAGTTGTACCCTGGCAATTACAGGCCCAACTACATCCACTACTTCCTCCGACTTCTGTTTGACAAAGGGCTTCTCTTGCGTCTGTACACACAGAACATTGATGGACTGGAGAGAG TTGCTGGGATACCTGCAGATAAACTAGTTGAGGCTCATGGCACATTTGCTTCTGCAACTTGTACAGTCTGTCGAAGATCATACCCGGGTGAGGACTTTAGG GCAGATGTGATGGCAGACAAGATCCCTCAGTGCCCCATATGCACTGGAATCATCAAGCCTGACATTGTATTCTTCGGAGAGGAGCTCCCCCATCGGTTCTTCTTGCATATGACAGATTTTCCTATGGCAGACCTGCTCTTTGTCATTGGAACCTCCCTTGAG GTGGAACCTTTTGCCAGTCTGGCAGGTGCAGTCCGCAGCTCTGTTCCACGTTTACTGATCAATCGGGACTTGGTGGGGCCATTTGCCTATCAGGCACAGTACAATGATGTAGCTGAACTGGGAGATGTGGTCAGTGGAGTGGAGAAGGTGGTGTCCCTTCTGGGCTGGAAGGATGAGTTGCAGGAGCTAATtaagaaagaaactgaaaag CTGGATGAAAAAGGCGAATAG